Proteins from one Streptosporangium becharense genomic window:
- a CDS encoding acetyl-CoA carboxylase biotin carboxylase subunit: MFRTVLIANRGEIALRVARACRELGIRVAAVYSTDDRDSEITRYADQAIHIGPGPVRRSYLNLAAIAEAARMSGADAIHPGYGLLSEDPDLAEVCEDLGVTFVGPPPDVMRRLGDKAAARALMRGAGLPVLPGSDEPDADPRRAADLAAAVGYPVIIKAAAGGGGRGMCVVRDPGDFDRAFRETTASAQALLGDGRVYVERYLESVRHVEVQVLCDRYGNGIHLGERDCSVQRRHQKILEEAPAPGLPRELLDRLNRAAVTGALAAGYVGAGTLEFLVDPEHRFHFMEMNCRIQVEHPVTEMLTGVDLVHEQLRIAAGEPLSLRQEDVVPRGAAIECRINAEDPERGFAPAPGTLTEFDLPAGPFVRVDTHCRPGYRVPPAYDSLLAKVVVWAPDRDRAMARMRRALAEFHAAGPGVHTTTEFLRSVLDHPAFTGAEHDTSVVAGILASRSSGHPG, encoded by the coding sequence GTGTTCCGCACCGTGCTCATCGCCAACCGCGGGGAGATAGCGCTGCGTGTCGCGCGCGCGTGCCGGGAGCTCGGCATCCGCGTCGCCGCCGTGTACTCCACCGACGACCGCGACTCCGAGATCACCAGATACGCCGACCAGGCCATCCACATCGGCCCGGGGCCGGTGCGGCGCAGCTACCTCAACCTCGCCGCGATCGCCGAGGCGGCCCGGATGTCCGGGGCGGACGCGATCCACCCCGGCTACGGCCTGCTGTCGGAGGACCCGGACCTCGCGGAGGTGTGCGAGGACCTGGGGGTGACCTTCGTCGGCCCTCCCCCGGACGTGATGCGCCGGTTGGGCGACAAGGCCGCCGCGCGGGCCCTGATGCGCGGGGCCGGGCTGCCGGTGCTGCCCGGCAGTGACGAGCCGGACGCCGACCCGCGCCGGGCCGCCGACCTGGCCGCCGCCGTCGGCTATCCGGTCATCATCAAGGCCGCGGCGGGCGGCGGCGGACGCGGCATGTGCGTCGTACGGGACCCGGGGGACTTCGACCGCGCCTTCCGGGAGACGACGGCGAGCGCGCAGGCGTTGCTCGGCGACGGCAGGGTCTACGTCGAGCGCTACCTGGAATCGGTCAGGCACGTGGAGGTCCAGGTGCTGTGCGACCGGTACGGCAACGGGATCCACCTGGGCGAACGGGACTGCTCGGTGCAGCGCCGGCATCAGAAGATCCTGGAGGAGGCACCCGCCCCGGGGCTCCCCCGCGAACTGCTGGACCGGCTCAACCGGGCCGCCGTCACCGGCGCGCTCGCCGCCGGTTACGTGGGTGCGGGCACCCTGGAGTTCCTCGTGGACCCCGAGCACCGCTTCCACTTCATGGAGATGAACTGCCGCATCCAGGTGGAGCACCCGGTGACGGAGATGCTCACCGGGGTCGACCTGGTCCACGAGCAGCTCCGGATCGCCGCCGGGGAGCCGCTGTCGCTGCGTCAGGAGGACGTCGTCCCGCGCGGGGCGGCCATCGAGTGCCGGATCAACGCCGAGGACCCGGAACGCGGCTTCGCCCCGGCCCCCGGCACCCTGACCGAGTTCGACCTGCCCGCGGGGCCGTTCGTCCGGGTGGACACCCACTGCCGCCCCGGGTACCGGGTGCCGCCCGCCTACGACTCCCTGCTCGCGAAGGTCGTCGTGTGGGCACCGGACCGGGATCGCGCCATGGCCCGCATGCGGCGCGCGCTCGCGGAGTTCCACGCCGCCGGGCCCGGGGTGCACACCACCACGGAGTTCCTGCGGAGCGTGCTCGACCACCCCGCCTTCACCGGCGCCGAGCACGACACGTCGGTGGTCGCCGGCATCCTGGCCTCCCGGTCATCCGGCCACCCCGGCTGA
- a CDS encoding acetyl-CoA carboxylase biotin carboxyl carrier protein, giving the protein MTATADIPPETPLDHRLDLLGRGAVRMLAHLPGPVRRVRVEAGDVRVEVEWDAGPAARGSAASGDPVQDDGAQHGVPARNGGGPDAGPAWNDGGPNGGPAWNGAAREGGGAARGVSAAPRRGVAPHLVGAPSVGVFYRAEAPGAKSFVEVGDNVAKGAQLGIVEAMKLMIPVVADRNGRLAEILVADSTSVEFGQPLFELADPDS; this is encoded by the coding sequence TTGACCGCGACCGCGGACATTCCCCCCGAGACGCCGCTCGACCACCGGCTCGACCTGCTGGGACGCGGGGCCGTGCGCATGCTCGCCCACCTGCCGGGCCCGGTCCGCCGCGTACGCGTCGAGGCGGGGGACGTGCGGGTGGAGGTCGAGTGGGACGCCGGCCCGGCCGCCCGGGGGTCCGCCGCGTCCGGCGACCCCGTTCAGGACGACGGCGCGCAGCACGGCGTCCCCGCGCGTAACGGCGGTGGCCCGGACGCCGGTCCCGCCTGGAACGACGGCGGCCCGAACGGCGGCCCCGCCTGGAACGGCGCCGCCCGGGAAGGCGGCGGCGCGGCCCGCGGCGTCTCCGCCGCCCCGCGCCGCGGGGTGGCCCCGCACCTGGTGGGCGCCCCCTCGGTCGGCGTCTTCTACCGGGCCGAGGCGCCGGGGGCGAAATCGTTCGTCGAGGTCGGCGACAACGTGGCCAAGGGTGCGCAGCTCGGGATCGTGGAGGCGATGAAGCTGATGATCCCGGTCGTCGCCGACCGGAACGGCCGGCTCGCGGAGATCCTGGTGGCCGACTCCACCTCGGTGGAGTTCGGCCAGCCGCTCTTCGAGCTCGCCGATCCCGATTCCTGA
- the accD gene encoding acetyl-CoA carboxylase, carboxyltransferase subunit beta — MTRTGQAGTTGRRWVLCRRCRAPVYGPRLDRNLGVCPECGDHGPLTAPQRIAHLLDPGSVRELPAVADDHDPLAFHDTVPYAERLDRARRATGLAEAVVCVRGTVAGHPVVAAVMDFRFLGGSLGSAVGELITRAAETALQERTPLLLVTASGGARMQEGALSLMQMAKTSQALGLLDEAGVLTISLVTDPTYGGVAASFATLCDVVVAEPGARLGFAGPRVVEQTLRSPLPPGFQSAEFLLEHGLIDLVRPRAELRPTLGRLLAAGGRAGGPPPPGDGGLVRDPGLLPDMDPWTQVRRARDLRRPTTLDYARRVLRDFEELHGDRIGGDCPAIVGGVGRLRGRPVMLIGHQKGHDGAELNARNFGMASPHGYRKAARLMRLAAKLGLPVVTLVDTPGAHPGLEAERHGQAMAIAANLRLMASLPVPVLTLIIGEGGSGGALALGVADEVLICADAVYSVISPEGCASILWRDAADAPRAAAALRLHSRELLRLGVVDAVLPEPEGGMGADHAAAAQLVERALAERLGDLVRRPAERLVRERRARFRRFGSGPPPDARPADGDRSSLEHVPLRH, encoded by the coding sequence GTGACCCGGACCGGGCAGGCGGGGACGACCGGCCGCAGGTGGGTGCTGTGCCGCCGGTGCCGGGCGCCCGTGTACGGCCCCCGCCTGGACCGCAACCTCGGTGTGTGCCCCGAGTGCGGCGACCACGGTCCGCTCACCGCCCCCCAGCGGATCGCCCACCTGCTCGACCCGGGTTCGGTCCGGGAACTGCCCGCCGTCGCCGACGACCACGACCCCCTCGCCTTCCACGACACCGTCCCGTACGCCGAACGCCTCGACCGGGCCCGCCGGGCCACCGGGCTGGCCGAGGCCGTGGTCTGCGTCCGGGGCACCGTGGCCGGGCACCCCGTGGTGGCCGCGGTCATGGACTTCCGTTTCCTCGGCGGCAGCCTGGGCTCGGCGGTCGGGGAACTGATCACCCGGGCGGCCGAGACCGCGCTCCAGGAGCGCACACCGCTGCTGCTGGTGACGGCCTCGGGCGGCGCGCGGATGCAGGAAGGCGCGCTCTCCCTGATGCAGATGGCCAAGACCAGCCAGGCGCTGGGCCTGCTCGACGAGGCGGGGGTGCTGACGATCTCGCTGGTGACGGACCCGACCTACGGCGGGGTCGCCGCGTCGTTCGCGACGCTCTGCGACGTCGTCGTGGCCGAGCCCGGAGCCCGGCTGGGCTTCGCCGGCCCGCGCGTCGTCGAGCAGACGCTGCGCAGCCCGCTGCCGCCCGGTTTCCAGAGCGCGGAGTTCCTGCTGGAGCACGGCCTGATCGACCTGGTCCGGCCGCGCGCGGAGCTGCGGCCGACCCTCGGCCGCCTGCTGGCCGCCGGGGGCCGGGCGGGCGGCCCCCCGCCGCCGGGTGACGGCGGGCTGGTGCGCGACCCCGGGCTGCTGCCCGACATGGACCCCTGGACGCAGGTCCGCCGGGCACGTGACCTGCGCAGGCCCACCACGCTCGACTACGCCCGCCGGGTGCTGCGGGACTTCGAGGAGCTGCACGGCGACCGGATCGGCGGCGACTGCCCCGCGATCGTCGGCGGCGTCGGACGGCTCCGCGGCCGGCCGGTGATGCTGATCGGCCACCAGAAGGGGCACGACGGCGCCGAGCTGAACGCGCGCAACTTCGGGATGGCCTCACCGCACGGTTACCGCAAGGCCGCCAGGCTCATGCGGCTCGCCGCCAAACTGGGGCTGCCGGTGGTGACCCTGGTCGACACGCCGGGAGCGCACCCCGGGCTGGAGGCGGAGCGGCACGGCCAGGCGATGGCGATCGCCGCGAACCTGCGCCTGATGGCGTCGCTTCCCGTGCCCGTGCTGACACTGATCATCGGGGAGGGCGGCAGCGGCGGTGCCCTGGCCCTGGGAGTGGCCGACGAGGTGCTGATCTGCGCCGACGCGGTCTACTCGGTGATCAGCCCCGAGGGGTGCGCGTCGATCCTGTGGCGTGACGCCGCCGACGCGCCACGCGCCGCGGCGGCCCTGCGCCTGCACTCCCGGGAGCTGCTCCGGCTCGGCGTCGTGGACGCCGTGCTGCCGGAGCCCGAAGGGGGCATGGGGGCCGACCACGCCGCGGCGGCCCAGCTGGTGGAGCGCGCGCTGGCCGAACGCCTCGGCGACCTCGTCCGCCGCCCCGCCGAGCGGCTGGTCCGGGAGCGGCGGGCGAGGTTCCGCCGCTTCGGCTCCGGCCCGCCGCCGGACGCCCGGCCCGCCGACGGCGACCGCTCCTCCCTGGAGCACGTACCGCTGCGACACTGA
- a CDS encoding acyl carrier protein: MPELTITDLRRIMQECAGQDESTDMDGGSLHSSFETLGYDSLALLEASSVIERSYGIKLPDDTVLDAQMTPGELLALVNTALTARTP; this comes from the coding sequence ATGCCGGAACTGACCATCACCGACCTGCGGCGCATCATGCAGGAGTGCGCCGGGCAGGACGAGAGCACCGACATGGACGGCGGCTCCCTGCACTCCTCCTTCGAGACGCTGGGCTACGACTCGCTCGCCCTGCTGGAGGCGTCCAGCGTGATCGAGCGCAGCTACGGCATCAAGCTGCCCGACGACACGGTGCTGGACGCGCAGATGACCCCCGGGGAGCTGCTGGCACTGGTCAACACCGCGCTCACCGCCCGCACCCCGTGA
- a CDS encoding ketosynthase chain-length factor, translating into MSAHPVVTGLGVAAPTGLGADEHWAATLAGRGAIGPITAFDAGRYPSALAGEVNGFDAREHLPGRLLPQTDRMTRLALAAAAWAIDDARLRPAEMPEFGMGVVTAGAFGGFEFGQRELEALWKRGPEHVSAYQSFAWFYAVNTGQISIRHGMRGPSGVVVTEQAGGLDAFAMARRQIRRGTPIMVTGGMDSSLCPWGWIAQLANGRVSRSADPRRAYLPFDEAACGYVPGEGGALLVLEDAAAAADRGATVYGAVAGYGATFDPHPRSGRPPGLRRAAETALRDAGLDPGDVDLVLADGAGVPELDRVEAEAITGLFGRGGVPVSVPKTMTGRLYSGGAALDVATALLALRDQRIPPTVNVGRPRAGHGLDLVVDRPREAHLSNVLVLARGLGGFNAALVVRR; encoded by the coding sequence ATGAGCGCGCACCCCGTGGTGACCGGGCTGGGCGTGGCGGCGCCGACCGGCCTGGGTGCGGACGAGCACTGGGCCGCGACGCTCGCCGGCCGGGGAGCCATCGGCCCGATCACCGCGTTCGACGCGGGCCGCTACCCGTCGGCGCTGGCCGGTGAGGTGAACGGCTTCGACGCCCGCGAGCACCTTCCCGGCAGGCTGCTGCCGCAGACGGACCGGATGACCCGCCTGGCGCTCGCCGCCGCCGCATGGGCGATCGACGACGCGCGGCTGCGTCCCGCCGAGATGCCGGAGTTCGGCATGGGGGTCGTCACCGCCGGGGCGTTCGGCGGTTTCGAGTTCGGCCAGCGCGAGCTGGAGGCGCTGTGGAAGCGCGGGCCCGAGCACGTCAGCGCCTACCAGTCGTTCGCGTGGTTCTACGCGGTCAACACCGGTCAGATCTCGATCCGGCACGGCATGCGGGGGCCCAGCGGCGTCGTGGTGACCGAGCAGGCGGGCGGGCTGGACGCGTTCGCGATGGCCAGGCGGCAGATCCGCAGGGGGACGCCGATCATGGTCACCGGCGGGATGGACTCCTCGCTGTGCCCGTGGGGCTGGATCGCCCAGCTCGCCAACGGCAGGGTCAGCCGCTCGGCGGACCCGCGCCGGGCCTACCTGCCCTTCGACGAGGCGGCCTGCGGGTACGTGCCCGGGGAGGGCGGGGCGCTGCTCGTGCTGGAGGACGCCGCCGCCGCCGCGGACCGGGGCGCCACCGTCTACGGCGCCGTCGCGGGCTACGGCGCCACCTTCGACCCCCACCCGCGCTCCGGGCGGCCCCCCGGCCTGCGCAGGGCCGCGGAGACGGCCCTGCGCGACGCCGGGCTCGACCCCGGGGACGTGGACCTGGTCCTGGCCGACGGCGCGGGCGTGCCGGAGCTCGACCGGGTGGAGGCCGAGGCGATCACCGGCCTGTTCGGGCGGGGCGGGGTGCCGGTGAGCGTCCCCAAGACGATGACCGGGCGCCTGTACTCGGGCGGGGCGGCGCTGGACGTCGCCACGGCCCTGCTCGCCCTGCGCGACCAGCGCATCCCGCCCACGGTCAACGTCGGCCGCCCGCGTGCCGGACACGGCCTCGACCTCGTCGTGGACCGTCCCCGCGAGGCTCACCTCAGCAACGTCCTCGTCCTCGCCCGCGGCCTGGGCGGCTTCAACGCGGCCCTGGTCGTCCGGCGCTGA
- a CDS encoding beta-ketoacyl-[acyl-carrier-protein] synthase family protein, with product MGRRVVITGIGVRAPGGANTKDFWRLISSGQTATRGITFFDPAPFRSRIAAECDFNPAQEGLGPQEIRRMDRAVQFAVVCAREALADSGLEPGERDPHRTGVTVGSAVGCTTGLEQEYVVVSDGGSRWDVDHEYAVPHLYGYLTPTPMAAEVAWAAGAEGPAAVISTGCTSGLDAVGHAVELIREGSADVMLAGATDAPISPITVACFDAIKATSARNDDPAHASRPFDRTRDGFVLGEGAAMFVLEELSAARRRGAHIYAEVRGFASRSNAFHMTGLRPDGREMARAITAALDEARVDPRDVDYVNAHGSGTKQNDRHETAAFKLSLGEHARRTPVSSIKSMIGHSLGAIGSIELAACALAIEHGVVPPTANLHNPDPECDLDYVPLVARERELDVVLSVGSGFGGFQSAAVLARPDGAGR from the coding sequence TTGGGACGCCGAGTGGTCATCACCGGAATTGGCGTGCGAGCACCGGGAGGCGCGAACACCAAGGATTTCTGGCGGCTTATCTCCTCCGGCCAGACGGCGACTCGCGGAATAACCTTCTTCGATCCTGCGCCGTTTCGTTCGAGAATTGCCGCCGAATGTGATTTCAATCCGGCGCAGGAGGGGCTGGGTCCGCAGGAGATCCGCCGCATGGACCGCGCGGTGCAGTTCGCCGTGGTGTGCGCGCGGGAGGCCCTGGCCGACAGCGGCCTGGAGCCGGGCGAGCGCGACCCGCACCGGACGGGGGTGACGGTGGGCAGCGCGGTCGGCTGCACGACGGGCCTGGAGCAGGAGTACGTCGTGGTGAGCGACGGGGGCAGCCGGTGGGACGTCGACCACGAGTACGCGGTCCCCCACCTGTACGGCTACCTCACCCCGACGCCGATGGCCGCCGAGGTCGCCTGGGCCGCCGGGGCCGAGGGGCCCGCCGCGGTGATATCCACCGGCTGCACCTCCGGCCTCGACGCGGTCGGCCACGCCGTGGAGCTGATCCGCGAAGGGTCGGCGGACGTCATGCTGGCCGGCGCCACCGACGCGCCGATCTCCCCCATCACGGTCGCCTGCTTCGACGCCATCAAGGCCACCAGCGCCAGGAACGACGACCCGGCGCACGCCTCCAGGCCCTTCGACCGCACCCGCGACGGGTTCGTCCTGGGTGAGGGTGCGGCGATGTTCGTCCTGGAGGAGCTGTCCGCCGCGCGCCGCAGGGGTGCCCACATCTACGCGGAGGTCCGCGGTTTCGCCTCGCGCAGCAACGCCTTCCACATGACGGGCCTGCGTCCCGACGGCCGGGAGATGGCCAGGGCGATCACCGCCGCGCTGGACGAGGCACGCGTCGATCCCCGTGACGTCGACTATGTCAACGCCCATGGCTCCGGGACCAAACAGAACGACCGGCACGAGACCGCGGCGTTCAAGCTGAGCCTGGGCGAGCACGCCCGCCGCACCCCGGTGAGCTCCATCAAGTCGATGATCGGGCACTCCCTGGGGGCCATCGGCTCGATCGAACTGGCCGCCTGCGCGCTGGCCATCGAACACGGCGTGGTGCCACCCACCGCGAACCTGCACAATCCCGACCCCGAGTGCGACCTGGACTACGTCCCGCTGGTCGCCCGGGAGCGCGAGCTGGACGTCGTGCTCAGCGTCGGCAGCGGGTTCGGCGGTTTCCAGAGCGCCGCCGTGCTGGCCCGCCCGGACGGGGCGGGACGATGA
- a CDS encoding AfsR/SARP family transcriptional regulator, whose product MEIGVLGSLVVRVDGKSALPSAQKPRQVLALLVLNANRVVPIAALSRELWDDKPPQSAMTTLQTYVLHIRKILGKVLGMTSAQVGREILVTRPGGYMFRVEPGALDLHVYEQRLAEGRAALAVGDNHRAARLLCDALTLWRDPPLVDVQPGRLLEVQIRRLEESRLSALEQRIEADMRLGRHHDIVSELIELAAEHQLHETVHAQLMLTFHRCGRRSNALTVFRMLRRSLYEELGLEPSMKLERLHQAILSCDPVLDTPSDTGALLLLDRLAEGMVRSA is encoded by the coding sequence GTGGAGATCGGTGTTCTGGGATCGCTCGTCGTTCGCGTAGACGGAAAGTCGGCGCTGCCGTCCGCGCAGAAGCCGAGGCAGGTGCTGGCGTTACTCGTGCTCAATGCCAACCGCGTCGTCCCCATCGCCGCCCTCAGCCGGGAGTTATGGGACGACAAACCACCGCAAAGCGCCATGACGACCCTGCAGACCTACGTACTTCACATCCGCAAGATCCTCGGCAAGGTGCTGGGGATGACATCGGCGCAGGTCGGCAGGGAGATTCTCGTCACCCGTCCGGGGGGCTACATGTTCAGGGTCGAGCCGGGTGCGCTCGACCTGCACGTCTACGAGCAGCGGCTGGCCGAGGGCCGGGCCGCGCTCGCCGTGGGCGACAACCACCGGGCGGCCCGGTTGCTGTGCGACGCGCTCACCCTGTGGCGTGACCCGCCGCTGGTGGACGTGCAGCCGGGCCGGCTGCTGGAAGTCCAGATCAGAAGACTGGAGGAGTCGAGGCTGAGCGCGCTGGAGCAACGCATCGAGGCGGACATGCGGCTCGGCCGCCACCACGACATCGTCAGCGAGCTGATCGAGCTCGCGGCCGAGCATCAGCTGCACGAGACGGTGCACGCGCAGCTGATGCTGACCTTCCACCGCTGCGGACGCCGGTCGAACGCGCTGACCGTCTTCCGGATGCTGCGCCGCTCGCTCTACGAGGAGCTCGGGCTCGAACCCTCGATGAAGCTGGAACGCCTTCACCAGGCGATCCTGTCGTGCGATCCGGTCCTCGACACGCCGTCCGACACCGGAGCCCTGCTGCTGCTCGACCGCCTCGCCGAAGGCATGGTCCGCAGCGCCTGA